The Brachionichthys hirsutus isolate HB-005 chromosome 3, CSIRO-AGI_Bhir_v1, whole genome shotgun sequence genome has a window encoding:
- the ptpn23a gene encoding LOW QUALITY PROTEIN: tyrosine-protein phosphatase non-receptor type 23 (The sequence of the model RefSeq protein was modified relative to this genomic sequence to represent the inferred CDS: deleted 1 base in 1 codon), giving the protein MEAVPRMPMIWLDLKEAGEFPFSPSVRQFILKNYGENPDSYNEQLKKLETLRQSAVNVTRDFEGCSTLRKYFGQLHYLQSRVPMATGQEAAVPISWTEIFSGKSVAHDDISYEQACVLYNLGALHSMLGAMDNRVSEEGMKVSCTHFQCSAGAFSYLRDHFSHNFSVDMSHQILNLNINLMLGQAQECLLEKSMLDNRKSFLVARISAQVVDYYKEACRALENSETASMLGKIQKDWKKLVQMKIYYFAAIAHLHMGKQAEEQQKYGERLTYLQSSMDKLSEAIKLAKGQPDSVQEALRFTMDVIGGKFNSAKKDNDFIYHESVPSLETLASVKGATLVKALPVNPTDPSVTGPDLFAKLVPMAAHEASSLYSEEKAKLLRDVTAKMEGKNQTLEQFMDSLGLEQESVDNLDMYSHIPPVLMEKCAALSVRPDTVRNLVQSMQGLSGVFTDVESSLREIRDVLEADEAGERALREVCGPAAGDVHPASRGQALAEVRRDLEKYMEAHEKASFTNTELHRAMNLHISNLRLLGGPLEALKEALPRPQLSEEEVAALQCMKRILGKVQEMRDQRSSLEKQLRDLIQQDDITSTLVTTERGDIKHVFEEQLKKYEQVKVYIDQNLAAQENILKALTEANVQYATIRKGLGQTEQQWDGTVQGLVGSYEAYEDLIKKSQEGKDFYEDLEDKASRLLDKAKTLCEARAEDRRPTLERETQKKPPARPTAAKPSLKAKASDVDSACSSLEDQELAQLSAAILALGGDLPEELRSLPPDVPSFPTSAARLPGPEAFTPPNPNLGGSSSLPWPGAPTRFPSHLPPPEMLARIAQFPARGPLPQCPSPAAMPGYRPPPPQALRPVAPAPIAVDGVPVPAPGYGPTPHHPVLPAVPTGYTVPPQLGAYPHFMPQPGLPFHASAQTIAPKPPQRYPQPVGQPVPQRYQPGPHPPPQNQQGYPHGYMPPQYQQAFPGHLHQNGYQPQPQIPPYQTPQGYVPPQHPQMVPGPMPPTPQAYLPHPTHQVPPGLPHQHMLPHPHMQIAGGPRAQMPPVSQPQSYLHPASRPVPPTLHPQVPPAPQPHLVPGPQVHLPRGPLPHQPHLVQALMPNMPQAPPPHAAGVCYPGGAPVMPQQPLAPQPAAPQQPKPPLPMIHPQPAPLYPSATGANVPPPNTPQQPAPMGPHMIQPSPVSQPPNTAPPSPSPAPPPSPSPGPASLGPTPQQRPTLVPTPGGAAPPSTSLFQRQNSSTDDLLSSSPESQPGGPKAPPTNVLQPTKADPQDGERRKKSAQAVLLIQGDPYQAPERVAHLHSELDRYRSQVGALGHPSEHEGGLSVLDARWKELQDQQEKDARQLSIAIARCYTMKNRHQDVMPYDLNRVVLQSGKDDYVNASYVEGLSPYCPRLIATQAPLTGTAADFWLMVYEQKVSLVVMLVSEQELEKGKVVRYFPTERGQQLAQGPITLSLTTQKATPTHVERMISLQYRDQSLKRTVVHLQFTSWPELGLPDSESSLLRFIQEVHAHYLHQRPLHTPVVVHCSSGVGRTGAFCLLYAALQELEAGNGIPDLPLLVKKMRQQRKNMLQEKLHLKFCYEAVLKHAEQVLQRHGVATAPCSRNAATAATKPYSRQESQQDLVLGGDMPISSIQATIAKLSIRPPSATDPAMEAPFVLEEQVGTISPDLDSLGEVHLQDTSPPTDPPLASPAEAQPPNGLDAASPRTSPVHQPIPEATPSVSPPPAPSSLELLASLTPEAFSMEGGGKGKQRVTRQSFLQPSEGQGLHGTRGEGGEDPLSSLDPLWSLNKH; this is encoded by the exons ATGGAGGCGGTCCCGCGAATGCCGATGATCTGGCTGGATCTGAAGGAGGCTGGGGAGTTCCCGTTCAGTCCGTCCGTCAGGCAG TTCATCTTGAAGAATTACGGGGAGAAC CCGGACAGCTACAACGAGCAGCTGAAGAAGCTGGAGACGCTGCGGCAG AGCGCCGTCAACGTGACGAGGGATTTCGAGGGATGCAGCACCCTGAGGAAATACTTCGGCCAGCTGCACTACCTCCAGAGCCGCGTCCCCATGGCGACGGGCCAGGAGGCCGCGGTGCCCATCTCCTg GACTGAAATCTTTTCTGGAAAAAGCGTCGCCCACGACGACATCAGCTACGAGCAGGCCTGCGTCCTCTACAACCTGG GGGCCTTACATTCCATGCTGGGAGCCATGGATAACAGGGTGTCTGAGGAG GGCATGAAGGTGTCGTGCACTCACTTCCAGTGCTCGGCGGGGGCGTTCTCCTACCTGAGGGACCATTTCAGCCACAACTTCAGCGTGGACATGAGCCACCAGATCCTGAACCTCAACATCAACCTCATGCTG GGACAGGCTCAGGAGTGTCTCCTGGAGAAATCGATGCTGGACAACAGGAAGAGTTTTCTTGTCGCTCGCATCAGCGCTCAG gtggtGGATTACTACAAAGAGGCCTGCAGGGCTCTGGAGAACTCCGAGACGGCGTCCATGCTGGGCAAGATTCAGAAAGACTGGAAGAAACTGGTCCAGATGAAGATCTACTACTTTGCTGCGATCGCTCac CTTCACATGGGAAAGCaggcggaggagcagcagaagtaCGGCGAGCGG CTGACTTACCTGCAGAGTTCGATGGACAAACTCAGTGAAGCCATCAAACTGGCCAag GGTCAGCCCGACAGCGTGCAGGAAGCTCTGCGGTTCACCATGGACGTCATCGGGGGGAA GTTCAACTCCGCCAAGAAAGACAACGACTTCATCTACCACGAGTCGGTCCCGTCTCTGGAGACGCTGGCTTCGGTCAAag GTGCCACCCTGGTGAAAGCCCTCCCAGTGAACCCCACGGACCCCAGCGTTACTGGACCCGACCTGTTCGCCAAGCTGGTGCCGATGGCGGCCCACGAAGCCTCGTCTCTGTACAG CGAAGAGAAGGCGAAGCTGCTGAGAGACGTCACGGCCAAGATGGAGGGCAAGAACCAAACGCTCGA GCAGTTCATGGACTCTCTGGGCCTGGAGCAAGAGTCGGTGGACAACCTGGACATGTACAGCCACATCCCTCCGGTCCTGATGGAGAAGTGTGCTGCTCTGAGTGTCAGACCCGATACCGTCAGGAACCTGGTCCAGTCCATGCAGG GGCTTTCGGGCGTCTTCACCGACGTGGAGTCCTCACTGAGGGAGATCCGAGACGTGCTGGAGGCGGATGAAGCCGGAGAGCGGGCCCTCCGGGAGGTTTGTGGCCCCGCTGCGGGGGACGTCCACCCGGCCAGCCGGGGCCAGGCTCTGGCCGAGGTACGCAGGGACCTGGAGAAGTACATGGAGGCCCACGAGAAAGCCAGCTTCACCAACACGGAGCTCCACCGGGCCATGAATCTGCACATCAGCAATCTGCGTCTGCTGGGGGGGCCGCTGGAAGCCCTGAAAGAGGCCCTGCCCCGGCCCCAGCTCAGCGAAG AGGAAGTCGCGGCGCTGCAGTGTATGAAGCGGATCCTCGGGAAGGTGCAGGAAATGAGGGATCAGAGAAGCTCTTTGGAGAAACAGCTGCGGGACCTGATccagcaggacgacatcaccTCCACACTGGTCACCACGGAGAGGGGGGACATCAAG CATGTGTTCGAGGAGCAGCTGAAGAAGTACGAGCAGGTGAAGGTGTACATCGACCAGAACCTGGCGGCTCAGGAGAACATCCTGAAGGCCCTGACGGAGGCCAACGTCCAGTACGCCACCATCCGCAAGGGCCTGGGCCAGACCGAGCAGCAGTGGGACGGCACCGTGCAGGGACTGGTGGGCTCGTACGAAGCCTACGAGGACCTGATCAAGAAGTCCCAGGAAGGGAAGGACTTCTACGAAGACCTGGAGGACAAAGCGTCGCGTCTCCTGGACAAAGCAAAGACTTTATGTGAGGCGAGGGCGGAGGACAGAAGGCCTACCCTGGAAAG agagacccAGAAGAAGCCCCCAGCACGCCCGACAGCAGCTAAGCCCTCCCTGAAAGCGAAGGCGTCGGATGTGGACTCGGCCTGCTCCAGCCTGGAGGACCAAGAGTTAGCCCAACTCAGCGCAGCCATCTTGGCACTAGGGGGCGATCTACCCGAGGAACTCCGCAGCCTCCCTCCGGACGTCCCTTCCTTTCCCACCTCTGCAGCTCGTCTGCCAGGTCCCGAGGCTTTcaccccccctaaccctaacctgggGGGCAGCAGCTCCCTGCCGTGGCCCGGCGCTCCGACTCGCTTCCCATctcacctcccccccccagagatgCTGGCACGGATAGCACAGTTTCCTGCTCGGGGGCCCCTCCCCCAATGTCCAAGCCCGGCGGCTATGCCAGGCTATCGGCCGCCCCCTCCTCAAGCCCTACGCCCTGTGGCCCCCGCCCCCATCGCCGTGGACGGCGTCCCGGTGCCGGCCCCCGGCTACGGCCCGACGCCGCATCACCCTGTCCTACCTGCAGTACCAACCGGCTACACGGTACCCCCACAGTTGGGGGCGTACCCCCACTTCATGCCCCAACCAGGACTGCCCTTCCACGCGTCAGCCCAAACGATAGCACCCAAACCGCCGCAGCGATACCCCCAGCCCGTCGGGCAACCGGTGCCTCAGAGATACCAGCCCGgacctcaccccccccctcagaaccAGCAAGGCTACCCGCATGGCTACATGCCCCCACAGTACCAGCAGGCCTTCCCGGGGCATTTGCACCAAAATGGCTATCAGCCCCAGCCTCAGATACCCCCATATCAGACTCCACAGGGCTACGTGCCCCCGCAGCACCCTCAAATGGTGCCAGGCCCCATGCCCCCAACGCCTCAGGCCTACCtgccccaccccacccaccagGTGCCCCCTGGACTCCCTCACCAACACATGCTGCCCCATCCGCACATGCAGATAGCAGGTGGCCCCCGAGCACAAATGCCCCCCGTGAGTCAGCCACAGAGCTACCTGCACCCCGCGAGCCGGCCTGTACCCCCGACTCTGCACCCACAggtgccccccgccccccaacctCATCTGGTCCCCGGTCCCCAGGTCCACCTGCCAAGGGGCCCATTGCCACATCAGCCCCACCTAGTCCAGGCCCTGATGCCGAACATGCcccaggctccgcccccacaTGCTGCCGGCGTGTGCTACCCTGGGGGGGCTCCAGTAATGCCACAACAACCCTTGGCACCACAGCCTGCAGCTCCCCAGCAGCccaagccccccctccccatgaTCCACCCTCAGCCCGCCCCCTTGTACCCTTCAGCTACGGGAGCTAATGTACCCCCCCCAAATACCCCACAGCAGCCCGCTCCCATGGGCCCCCACATGATCCAACCCTCTCCAGTGTCTCAGCCACCCAACACTGCCCCTCCTTCCCCTTcgcctgccccccctccctctccctccccaggaCCAGCTTCTCTGGGGCCGACCCCCCAGCAGAGACCCACACTAGTGCCGACCCCTGGAGGCGCAGCCCCGCCCTCCACATCGCTGTTTCAGCGCCAGAACTCAAGCACCGATGACCTCCTGTCTTCAAGCCCCGAGAGCCAACCTGGGGGCCCCAAGGCCCCCCCCACGAACGTCCTCCAACCCACCAAAGCGGATCCGCAGGACGGAGAGCGCCGAAAGAAGAGCGCCCAGGCCGTCCTCCTGATCCAGGGCGACCCGTACCAAGCCCCCGAACGGGTTGCCCACCTGCACAGTGAACTGGACCGCTACAGGTCCCAGGTGGGGGCCCTGGGGCACCCCTCAGAGCACGAGGGCGGCCTGTCTGTGCTGGACGCCCGATGGAAAGAGCTGCAGGACCAGCAGGAGAAGGACGCCCGCCAGCTGTCCATCGCCATCGCCCGCTGCTACACGATGAAGAACCGCCACCAGGACGTCATGCCCTACGACCTGAACCGCGTGGTGCTGCAGTCGGGCAAGGACGACTACGTCAACGCCAGCTACGTGGAAGGCCTGTCGCCGTACTGTCCACGCCTCATCGCCACGCAGGCGCCGCTCACCGGCACGGCGGCGGACTTCTGGCTGATGGTGTACGAGCAGAAGGTGTCGCTGGTGGTCATGCTGGTCTcggagcaggagctggagaag GGAAAAGTCGTCCGCTACTTCCCGACGGAGCGCGGCCAGCAGCTCGCCCAGGGACCAATCACGCTCAGCCTGACCACGCAGAAGGCGACGCCCACGCACGTGGAGCGCATGATCAGCCTGCAGTACCGTGACCAGAGCCTGAAGCGCACCGTCGTCCACCTGCAGTTCACCTCCTGGCCCGAGCT GGGTCTTCCTGACAGCGAGAGCAGCCTGCTGCGCTTCATCCAGGAGGTCCACGCCCACTACCTGCACCAGAGGCCCTTGCACACACCTGTCGTGGTGCACTGCAG CTCCGGCGTGGGACGCACCGGCGCCTTCTGTCTGCTGTACGCCgcgctgcaggagctggaggcgggAAACGGAATCCCAGACCTTCCCCtgctggtgaagaagatgagacagcagaggaagaacaTGCTGCAGGAGAAG CTCCACCTGAAGTTCTGCTACGAGGCCGTGTTGAAGCACGCCGAGCAGGTTCTCCAGAGACACGGCGTCGCCACCGCCCCCTGCAGCAGGAACGCCGCCACTGCAGCCACCAAG CCTTACTCCAGACAGGAATCCCAGCAGGATCTGGTCCTCGGTGGCGACATGCCCATCAGCTCCATCCAGGCGACCATCGCCAAGCTCAGCATCAGGCCCCCCAGCGCCACAGATCCGGCCATGGAGGCCCCCTTTGTCCTGGAGGAGCAGGTCGGAACCATCTCTCCGGACCTCGACTCGCTGGGTGAGGTCCATCTCCAGGATACCAGTCCACCCACGGATCCGCCTCTCGCCTCCCCCGCTGAGGCTCAGCCGCCCAACGGCCTCGATGCTGCCTCCCCCCGTACGTCGCCGGTCCACCAGCCAATCCCAGAGGCGACGCCCAGCGTCAGCCCGCCTCCTGCTCCGTCATCCCTGGAGCTGCTGGCCTCGCTGACCCCCGAGGCCTTCTCCATGGAGGGAGGGGGCAAGGGGAAGCAGCGGGTGACCAGGCAGAGCTTCTTGCAGCCGTCCGAGGGTCAGGGTCTCCACGGGACACGGGGGGAGGGAGGCGAGGACCCGCTCAGCAGCCTGGACCCCCTGTGGAGCCTCAACAAGCACTGA
- the scap gene encoding LOW QUALITY PROTEIN: sterol regulatory element-binding protein cleavage-activating protein (The sequence of the model RefSeq protein was modified relative to this genomic sequence to represent the inferred CDS: substituted 1 base at 1 genomic stop codon), giving the protein MTLREQLRVRISAAFYRHGLLCASYPVPIILFTSASILTCCYPLLRLPLPGTGPVEFTTGVRDYSVPSHEPQGDLGERPDWYRGPPVAYIQQVLVKAAVSPWDSSLVPVDAFRSPLGRAFSLLEEIRNHVHADRAGPRSLESLCLQVTDLFPRLRRMQSVLPEHGCLLVSPGNYWQNQRELFDSDPDPIKTIQKHEPKGLHTSATLRDLLFGVPGKYTGVSLYNRKRVVTYTITVVLSTYDAGFLGSLRSRLKQLHPSANCSLGDEHMVHVHFKEEIGVAELIPLVTTYIILFAYIYFSTRKIDLVKSKWGLALAAVVTVLSSLLMSVGLCTLFGLTPTLNGGEIFPYLVVVIGLENVLVLTKSVVSTPVDLEVKLRIAQGLSSESWSIMKNMATELGIILIGYFTLVPAIQEFCLFAVVGLVSDFFLQMFFFTTVLSIDIRRMELADLNRRLPAEAGLPPQKPGPLRPREVPPPPRPPPHTITLQTPAFRTLRLPKRLRVVFFLARTRIAQRIIMAGTVIWIGILVYTDPAGIRTFLAAQVSEQSPLGDPGGAGLPPHLGVAPVFRGGDPTSTLSIRPPPDPTPLLENQSQGHHGAIPHAPPAVSQITWGAEDEEGWRRLSFRHWPSLFSYYNITLPKRYISILPVIPVTVHLSPQDAIETRHPQDTKHRPPPLPKVSADLQADLTLYKVAALGLAAGVLLVLLLFCLYRVLCPRNYGQNGVAHGRRRRGDLPCDDYGYSPPVSETSPLLLRGHSMDIECLASDGMLLASCCLAGQILVWDAQTGDCLTVIPKNRXERRGLASSGCWEQRDGWDESECFVSDVPPIAGDAPSEDEYPLRRRAAPTRRPLFTDQPDLTPLIDTNFTFQPPSHLPTPPGGGFDFGGLVERAYMEHEPPSPSTYPSPSSGSSSSPPSGALLQRTPSLGDSGLVAPSSGAAAADWDSAVWALELRGNLIAAGRSSGKLELWDAVEGSLRCSNDEGVSGITALAFLNNRIVAARLDGSLDFFAVEIHQPLCLLQYRGAPGRGNAAPSPCYSSEDVISCQLTRSVQCAHQKPITVLRAAAGRVVTGSQDHTVRIYRLEDSCCLFTLQGHSGGVTAIYIDQMVLASGGQDGAICLWDVLTGSRVSHVYGHRGDVTSLVCTNPCVISSGLDDLICVWERKTGDKLYSIQQDVGCGASLGVISGSLLVTGGQGCVSFWDLQFGDLLQTVYLGQSSAGQAVRQLLVLDDAAIICDFGSELSLVYVPSVLEKLD; this is encoded by the exons ATGACGCTGCGCGAGCAGCTCAGAGTGAGGATCTCGGCGGCCTTCTACCGCCATGGGCTGCTGTGTGCGTCCTACCCAGTACCCATCATCCTCTTCACCTCCGCCAGCATCCTCACCTGCTG TTATCCACTCCTGAGGCTTCCTCTGCCCGGGACGGGTCCCGTGGAATTCACCACTGGGGTGCGTGATTACAGCGTCCCTTCCCATGAGCCTCAGGGAGACCTGGGCGAGCGGCCCGACTGG TACCGAGGTCCTCCGGTGGCGTACATCCAGCAGGTGTTGGTGAAGGCGGCGGTGTCTCCGTGGGACAGCAGCCTGGTCCCGGTGGACGCGTTCCGCTCGCCGCTGGGCCGCGCCTTTagcctgctggaggagatccGGAACCACGTCCATGCTGACCG CGCCGGGCCTCGCAGTCTGGAGTCGCTGTGCCTCCAGGTGACCGACCTGTTCCCACGGTTACGTCGGATGCAGTCGGTGCTGCCCGAGCACGGCTGCCTGCTCGTCTCCCCGGGAAACTACTGGCAGAACCAGCGGGAGCTGTTCGACTCGGACCCCGACCCCATCAAGACCATCCAGAAGCACGAGCCCAAAGGCCTGCACACGTCGGCCACGCTGCGAG ACCTGCTGTTCGGCGTTCCCGGGAAGTACACCGGCGTCAGCCTCTACAACAGGAAGCGGGTGGTGACGTACACCATCACCGTGGTGCTGTCCACCTACGACGCCGG GTTCCTGGGCAGCCTGCGCTCCCGCCTGAAGCAGCTCCACCCGTCGGCCAACTGCAGCCTGGGAGACGAGCACATGGTCCACGTCCACTTCAAAGAGGAGATCGGCGTGGCGGAGCTCATCCCGCTCGTCACCACGTACATCATCCTGTTCGCCTACATCTACTTCTCCACAC gtaAGATCGACCTGGTGAAGTCCAAGTGGGGGCTGGCCCTGGCGGCGGTGGTGACGGTCCTCAGCTCGCTGCTCATGTCCGTGGGGCTCTGCACGCTCTTCGGCCTGACGCCCACGCTCAACGGCGG GGAGATCTTTCCCTACCTGGTGGTGGTGATCGGCCTGGAGAACGTCCTGGTCCTCACCAAGTCCGTGGTGTCCACCCCCGTCGACCTCGAGGTCAAACTGCGCATCGCTCAGG GCCTCAGCAGCGAGAGCTGGTCCATCATGAAGAACATGGCCACCGAGCTGGGCATCATCCTCATTGGCTACTTCACGCTGGTGCCGGCCATCCAG GAGTTCTGTCTGTTCGCCGTTGTGGGTCTGGTGTCGGACTTCTTCCTGCAGATGTTCTTCTTCACCACGGTGCTGTCCATCGACATCCGACGCATGGAG CTGGCTGACCTGAACCGCCGTCTACCAGCCGAGGCAGGCCTTCCGCCGCAGAAGCCCGGCCCCCTGCGCCCGCGCGAGGTCCCCCCTCCCCCGCGGCCCCCCCCTCACACCATCACCCTGCAGACGCCGGCCTTCCGGACCCTGAGGCTTCCCAAAAGGCTGCGCGTGGTGTTCTTCCTGGCCCGCACGCGGATAGCGCAGCGCATCATCATG GCCGGCACCGTGATCTGGATCGGCATCCTCGTCTACACCGACCCGGCCGGGATACGCACCTTTCTGGCGGCGCAGGTGTCGGAGCAAAGCCCTCTGGGAGATCCCGGAGGAGCCGGCCTGCCCCCCCATCTGGGGGTAGCCCCCGTCTTCCGTGGAGGAGATCCCACCAGCACCCTCAGcatccgcccccccccggaTCCGACCCCTCTGCTTGAGAACCAGTCCCAGGGCCACCACGGAGCCatcccccacgccccccccgccgTGTCCCAGATCACCTGGGGGgcggaggatgaggaggggtgGAGGCGGCTCTCCTTCAGACACTGGCCTTCGCTCTTCAGCTACTACAACATCACGTTGCCCAAGAG GTACATCAGCATCCTGCCCGTCATTCCCGTCACCGTTCACCTGAGCCCCCAGGACGCCATCGAGACGCGACACCCCCAGGACACCAAgcaccgccccccacccctccccaaGGTGTCTGCAGACCTGCAGGCGGACCTCACCCTCTACAA gGTGGCGGCTCTGGGCCTGGCGGCGGGGGTTCTGCTGGTCCTCCTGCTCTTCTGCCTCTACCGGGTTCTCTGCCCGCGGAACTACGGCCAGAACGGCGTCGCCCACGGTCGCCGGCGCCGGGGGGACCTGCCCTGTGACGATTACGGCTACTCGCCACCCGTCAGCGAGACCTCGCCTCTGCTGCTGAGGGGCCACAGCATG GACATCGAGTGTCTCGCCAGCGACGGGATGCTGCTGGCCAGCTGCTGCCTGGCGGGACAGATTCTGGTTTGGGACGCCCAGACCGGCGATTGTTTAACCGTCATCCCTAAGAACAGGTGAGAGAGGCGGGGCTTAGC CAGCAGTGGCTGCTGGGAGCAGCGGGACGGCTGGGACGAGTCTGAGTGTTTCGTCTCTGACGTCCCCCCCATCGCCGGCGACGCCCCCTCGGAGGACGAGTACCCCCTGAGACGCCGCGCCGCCCCCACCCGGCGGCCTCTGTTCACGGACCAGCCCGACCTCACCCCGCTCATCGACACTAACTTCACCTTCCAGCCCCCGTCCCACCTGCCCACGCCGCCCGGGGGGGGCTTCGACTTCGGGGGCCTGGTGGAGCGCGCCTACATGGAGCATGAGCCGCCGTCACCCTCCACCTACCCCTCTCCTTcctcaggctcctcctcctcgcctccctcGGGAGCGCTGCTCCAGAGGACGCCCAGCCTGGGGGACTCTGGACTCGTAGCCCCCTCCTctggggcggcggcggcggactGGGACAGCGCCGTCTGGGCCCTGGAGCTGAGAGGAAATCTGATCGCTGCCGGGAGGAGCAGCGGGAAGCTGGAG CTGTGGGACGCGGTCGAAGGGTCGCTACGCTGCAGCAATGACGAAGGCGTGTCCGGGATCACGGCCCTCGCCTTCCTCAACAACAG GATCGTCGCGGCTCGGCTCGACGGCTCTCTGGATTTCTTCGCCGTGGAGATCCACCAACCTCTGTGCCTGCTGCAGTACCGCG gAGCTCCTGGGCGGGGCAACgctgccccctccccctgtTACAGCAGCGAGGACGTGATCAGCTGTCAGCTGACGCGCTCCGTGCAGTGCGCTCACCAGAAGCCAATCACGGTGCTGCGAGCGGCGGCTGGGCGGGTCGTCACCGGCAGCCAGGACCACACCGTCCGG ATCTACCGCCTGGAGGACTCGTGCTGCCTCTTCACCCTGCAGGGTCATTCTGGGGGGGTCACCGCCATCTACATCGACCAG ATGGTTCTGGCGAGCGGCGGGCAGGACGGCGCCATCTGCCTGTGGGATGTCCTGACGGGGAGCCGCGTCAGCCACGTTTACGGCCACCGAGGCGACGTCACCTCCCTGGTCTGCACTAACCCCTGCGTCATCAGCTCCGGGCTGGACGACCTCATCTGCGTCTGGGAGCGCAAGACCGGGGACAAGCTCTACTCCATCCAGCAG GACGTGGGCTGCGGCGCCAGCCTGGGCGTGATCTCCGGGTCGCTGCTGGTGACGGGGGGGCAGGGCTGCGTGTCCTTCTGGGACCTTCAGTTCGGGGACCTGCTGCAGACCGTCTACTTGGGGCAGAGCAGCGCCGGGCAGGCCGTCCggcagctgctggtgctggacgACGCCGCCATCATCTGCGACTTCGGCAGCGAGCTCAGCCTGGTGTACGTTCCCTCGGTGCTGGAGAAGCTCGACTGA